From Bacteroidota bacterium, the proteins below share one genomic window:
- a CDS encoding biotin/lipoyl-binding protein yields MYKVTVNGREYQVAYDARHQSVNGEEMHPDMLEYRKGKFHLLHKGRSYEAELIEANFEEKSFSIKVNNTVYQLNVRDKYDDLLREMGIDITAGKKVNDIKAPMPGLVLNVAVAEGQSIKKGDPILVLEAMKMENVIKAPADGAIRKISVNKGDKVEKNQVMVSLH; encoded by the coding sequence ATGTACAAGGTAACCGTCAACGGTCGAGAATACCAGGTCGCGTACGATGCCCGCCACCAAAGCGTGAACGGTGAAGAGATGCATCCCGACATGCTCGAATACCGAAAAGGGAAGTTTCATCTCCTGCACAAGGGCCGTTCCTATGAAGCCGAACTGATCGAAGCGAATTTCGAGGAGAAATCATTCTCGATCAAGGTGAACAATACCGTTTACCAGCTGAATGTGCGCGACAAGTATGACGATCTGCTGCGCGAGATGGGAATCGACATCACCGCAGGTAAAAAGGTGAATGACATCAAGGCGCCGATGCCGGGTCTGGTGCTCAATGTCGCTGTTGCCGAAGGACAGTCAATTAAAAAGGGCGACCCGATTCTGGTACTGGAAGCCATGAAGATGGAGAATGTCATCAAAGCTCCGGCTGACGGGGCTATCCGGAAAATCAGTGTCAATAAGGGCGATAAAGTGGAGAAAAACCAGGTCATGGTTTCGCTTCACTAA
- a CDS encoding M1 family metallopeptidase, whose amino-acid sequence MSVPAPFIRLSLLSVALLLVACSGSRQLPASPPAAVSSKTEPRKQQEAYAAKPNRIWDLVHTRLELQPRWDKREIDGKATLFLHPHFYPTDSLVLDAKMMLVKQVGRIRAQGDTLLLPFRNDSSTIRLKLDTVFHRDNQLVLWIDYTGRPDLRTGDGSRAIRGEKGLYFINPDGKDPNKPTQLWSQGETAHNSVWFPTLDAPNQKTTQEIYLTVDTSFVTLSNGLLLSQQLNGNGTRTDYWKQSLPAPPYLTMIGVGRWSVTRERWNNIELSYYTDPAYAPYARRIFGKTAKMLDFFSNKLGYPFVWEKYAQVCVHEYISGAMENATAVVHGTGIQQDPRQQLDYDYEDVIAHELIHHWFGDLVTCASWSNVVLNEGFANYGEYLWREHAYGSDDADRLNIEDLSSYLAATSKSDPPAVRYRYEDAEDLFDAVSYNKGGRILHLLRRQIGDDAFFASLKLYLQRHAFGNVEVDDFRQAVEEVTGEDLHWFFDQWYFRPGRPILNVDYAWDESARSMSVTLEQQQSMEEHAPYRLPMLIDVYTVNGRKSIPVDFNSAKQTIRIPLEQAPELVNVDADKRILCTRRDNKPKEWLPYQYAHGPRYYDRWEAVSKLSENYEVASAGGKTIFSALQDPYWRIRKKAVESIGTWMQSRADTALPVVKRLATGDPESAVRSEAWRSLRRFAEYDDYAELVPSGLRDSSYEVCAKVFELLKEKDPALAAQQVPQLEKDSGNAILEVMAAYFATDEQHDRIGWFTRALRQAKGYTRYGIVNNFSKYLSAQHDLERQRQGADQLEELAQNATGRYFRSAAVSALRSLKATVESRTNTLDKELNQLPVTNTPQIERSRKERDRNEHRELLDRLERTLATLDATRP is encoded by the coding sequence ATGTCTGTTCCTGCGCCATTTATCCGGCTTTCCCTGCTGTCCGTCGCCCTATTGCTCGTTGCCTGCTCGGGAAGCCGGCAACTTCCGGCATCGCCTCCTGCGGCCGTCTCCTCGAAAACAGAGCCGAGAAAGCAGCAGGAAGCCTATGCAGCGAAGCCAAACCGGATCTGGGACCTCGTACATACACGACTCGAGCTCCAGCCCCGATGGGACAAACGGGAGATCGACGGTAAGGCAACACTTTTTCTACATCCGCACTTTTACCCGACCGACAGCCTTGTGCTGGACGCGAAGATGATGCTGGTTAAACAGGTAGGACGTATCCGTGCGCAAGGTGATACGCTGCTGCTACCGTTCCGGAACGACAGCAGCACGATCCGGCTGAAACTCGATACCGTTTTCCATCGCGACAACCAATTGGTGCTATGGATCGACTATACCGGCCGGCCGGATCTTCGCACGGGCGATGGCTCACGGGCCATTCGGGGAGAGAAAGGTCTTTACTTCATCAACCCCGACGGAAAGGATCCCAACAAACCGACACAATTGTGGAGCCAGGGAGAGACGGCCCATAATTCCGTCTGGTTCCCCACCCTGGATGCCCCCAATCAAAAAACGACCCAGGAGATCTACCTCACGGTGGACACTTCTTTCGTTACCCTTTCCAACGGTTTATTGCTCTCACAGCAACTGAACGGAAACGGAACACGCACCGATTACTGGAAGCAGAGCCTCCCGGCGCCCCCCTACCTCACGATGATCGGCGTCGGGCGTTGGTCGGTTACACGGGAACGGTGGAACAACATCGAACTGAGTTACTATACCGATCCCGCCTACGCGCCTTATGCCCGCCGTATCTTCGGAAAGACTGCGAAAATGCTCGACTTCTTTTCGAACAAACTCGGATACCCCTTCGTCTGGGAAAAGTACGCGCAGGTTTGCGTACACGAGTACATCAGCGGTGCCATGGAAAACGCCACCGCGGTCGTGCACGGCACCGGCATCCAGCAGGACCCACGACAACAACTCGACTACGACTACGAAGATGTGATCGCGCATGAATTGATTCACCACTGGTTCGGCGATCTGGTGACCTGCGCATCCTGGAGCAATGTCGTACTCAACGAAGGCTTTGCCAATTATGGCGAATACCTCTGGCGGGAACACGCGTACGGCAGCGACGATGCCGACCGGCTCAACATCGAGGACCTCTCTTCTTACCTGGCGGCCACGAGCAAATCGGATCCACCCGCCGTTCGCTATCGGTACGAAGACGCGGAGGACCTGTTCGACGCCGTATCCTATAACAAGGGTGGGCGCATCCTGCACTTGCTGCGGAGGCAAATCGGCGACGATGCATTTTTCGCATCCCTGAAACTTTATTTACAACGTCATGCGTTCGGTAACGTGGAGGTGGATGACTTCCGGCAGGCGGTGGAAGAAGTCACCGGCGAAGACCTTCATTGGTTTTTCGATCAATGGTACTTCCGTCCCGGTCGGCCGATCCTGAATGTCGACTACGCCTGGGACGAATCAGCCCGGTCGATGAGTGTAACGCTCGAACAGCAACAATCGATGGAGGAACATGCCCCCTATCGACTGCCCATGTTGATCGATGTCTATACGGTGAACGGCAGGAAGAGCATTCCAGTCGACTTCAACAGCGCGAAGCAAACCATCCGCATTCCGCTGGAACAGGCACCTGAGTTGGTCAATGTCGATGCCGATAAACGCATCCTCTGCACTCGGCGAGACAATAAACCGAAAGAATGGTTGCCCTATCAGTATGCGCATGGTCCCCGGTATTATGACCGCTGGGAAGCGGTAAGTAAACTCAGCGAAAACTATGAGGTTGCGTCAGCCGGCGGGAAAACCATCTTTTCCGCCTTGCAAGACCCCTATTGGCGCATCCGGAAAAAAGCGGTCGAGTCGATCGGCACCTGGATGCAATCGCGTGCCGACACGGCACTACCCGTAGTGAAACGACTTGCCACCGGCGATCCGGAGTCTGCCGTGCGATCGGAGGCCTGGCGCAGTTTGCGCCGCTTCGCCGAGTACGACGACTATGCGGAACTCGTTCCGTCAGGTCTGCGCGACAGCAGTTATGAAGTCTGCGCGAAAGTGTTCGAACTGCTGAAAGAAAAAGATCCCGCCTTGGCTGCGCAGCAGGTACCACAACTGGAAAAAGACAGCGGCAATGCCATACTGGAAGTGATGGCTGCCTATTTCGCTACCGACGAACAGCACGACCGGATCGGCTGGTTTACGCGGGCGTTGCGTCAGGCGAAGGGTTACACGCGCTATGGTATTGTCAACAATTTCAGCAAGTATCTATCCGCGCAGCATGATCTCGAGCGTCAGCGACAGGGTGCGGATCAATTGGAGGAACTCGCGCAAAACGCGACCGGGCGTTATTTCCGCTCGGCAGCCGTTTCAGCTTTACGCTCCTTGAAAGCGACGGTCGAAAGCAGAACGAATACGCTGGACAAGGAACTCAACCAACTACCGGTCACCAATACGCCTCAGATCGAGCGATCCCGAAAAGAACGCGACCGCAACGAACACCGTGAATTACTGGACCGGCTGGAACGTACGCTGGCCACATTGGATGCCACCCGCCCTTAA
- a CDS encoding CotH kinase family protein, giving the protein MKLRLFLVLLLIAFTRFASAQTFSGTGGSIITLSDTSRFNISVSGLSPASVDYTFGLESVTININHSRARDIDCFLAAPDGTLIMLTTDNGGTSGSNFTNTIFRNDAATSITSGSAPFTGTYRPEGTLYNVNNGQNGNGTWQLRVIDDSNNGITGSLINWSINFGGNPARPFLFSGSNLPIVVINTNGQSIPDDPKIICDMGIVNNGIGQRNHLNDPFNEYNGKIAIEIRGSSSQSFPKKSYGFETRMPNGVTDTNVALLGMPSEHDWILSANYTDKSFCRNVLLYQLSTEMGHYAARTRYVDVVLNGEYIGIYVLMESIKRDGDRVDIDRLHPWENTAPDITGGYILKVDKTTGSGGEGWTSPYPPINHPNGQTTYLQYDYPDPDSISLQQKAYIQAYVDSFEDALSSSAFMDPINGYQKYIGNGSWIDYFFCNELSKNVDGYRISSYLYKDKNKTLKAGPVWDYDIAWGNANYCGGDDTTGWAYLFSCTGDGYQVPFWWQRLLQDTNYTNQLKCRWQDYRQNVLSQQHIFAIIDSITAVIDESKDWNFTVWPILGQYVWPNPSPYPTTYAGEVQNLKNWVTRRLSWLDSNLPGRCNCTVQVVQHNVSCPDACDGYALGNGTSPYAKTYSWDNGLTQDTIFNLCPGDYTVTMEDAIGCSRTTTVTITEPAPLSVGISTANSNCSGAGCNGTATASPSAGTAPYSYAWSNGQTAATATGLCAGTYTVTVTDANGCTKTTSATIINPVAPTVSLASSSMVSCAGGSNGSAAISVTGGNAPYAYAWTPNVSTTASAGNLAAGTYTVRVTDANNCEAYVSIDITEPSALQTTVSSSDVRCAGSTTGQASVQVNGGAGGYSFAWSPGGSTNDTLYNASAGSYSVTITDANGCTRSATTIVGSPPPIGLSFNATPASCNGGSDGQIILTASGGTGTLQYSWAGSSDTGFIRLALSAGIYSCTVTDANGCTQGGSAQVTEPSKLVLSSAATPSDCQNSNGTAQVTATGGTGTYSYSWFPSGGNAASASGLASGDYIITVTDANGCIMADTVTVGSTGGLQLTLASASMVKCFGGNDGSASVTATSGTPPYQYAWSPGGGTTNTLNGLSAGNYSVQVTDVSGCTVTLPVSITQPDVLQAATSTTAVSCFGASTGAATVTVTGGTSPYTYLWNPGNATTTGISNRPAGNYTVTITDANACTTTSAASITQPPVINLNMQSTPVSCNATNGTATVIPSGGSGAFTFSWFPSNDTTATADSLSPGTYVVVVTDGNGCTRSGNVTVNALPVPHVQVDSSRSVTCNGDTNGAVFCSVSGGAAPFNYQWTGTAGTGSSLTNIGAGIYQLLVIDANGCRDSILAQVQEPSPLAILLTTENVLCAGAASGRIFAEVGGGVPPYSYNWTPGGQVNDTAVGLTGGTYQVFVTDSNGCTTQGSAAITEPAAIQATVTGVDALCATNCDGHGEVTIAGGVEPYFVTWCNGDTTRQVNNLCGGDCQVLITDGNGCGISQTISLQQPDTLQLTVAHTNPSCQGCADGTASVDVSGGLPPYAYDWSPVTGTADSISALVAGWYVVCVTDSGGCSRCDSVEVLDGPVGLEEVAFQSGLYVYPNPFSDATTFLFSLAVTQDVRLEIFDMTGQLVSVVARDRLAAGVHRFRWESPQLAPGLYQFRFLNGQRSQAGTLVIQR; this is encoded by the coding sequence ATGAAACTTCGGCTATTCCTTGTGCTGTTGCTGATCGCCTTTACGCGTTTCGCATCCGCGCAAACGTTTTCGGGTACCGGTGGCAGTATCATCACCCTGTCCGATACTTCCCGCTTCAACATCAGCGTTTCGGGACTCTCTCCCGCCAGTGTGGATTACACCTTCGGGCTCGAATCGGTGACGATCAATATCAATCACAGCCGTGCCCGCGATATCGATTGTTTCCTGGCCGCGCCGGATGGTACACTCATCATGTTGACCACCGACAATGGCGGAACGAGTGGTTCCAATTTCACCAACACGATCTTCCGCAACGACGCCGCTACGTCGATCACCAGCGGCTCCGCGCCTTTCACAGGCACGTACCGTCCGGAAGGAACCCTGTATAACGTCAACAACGGGCAAAACGGTAACGGCACCTGGCAGTTACGCGTGATCGACGACAGCAACAACGGCATTACCGGCTCATTGATCAATTGGAGTATCAATTTTGGCGGTAACCCCGCACGACCGTTCCTGTTTTCCGGTTCCAATCTTCCCATCGTTGTCATCAACACCAACGGGCAGTCGATTCCCGACGACCCGAAGATCATCTGCGACATGGGTATCGTGAATAACGGTATCGGGCAACGCAATCATTTGAACGATCCGTTCAACGAATACAACGGAAAGATCGCGATCGAGATCCGGGGATCGTCCTCGCAGTCGTTCCCCAAGAAGTCGTATGGCTTTGAAACACGGATGCCGAACGGTGTTACCGATACCAACGTCGCCCTGCTGGGCATGCCGTCGGAACATGATTGGATCCTCAGTGCCAACTACACCGACAAATCGTTTTGCCGCAACGTACTCTTGTACCAACTTTCCACGGAGATGGGGCATTACGCCGCCCGTACCCGGTACGTCGATGTGGTCCTGAACGGTGAGTACATCGGCATCTACGTGCTGATGGAGTCGATCAAGCGGGATGGAGACCGGGTCGACATCGACAGACTACATCCGTGGGAGAATACCGCTCCGGACATTACCGGTGGATATATTCTTAAAGTCGATAAGACCACCGGAAGTGGCGGCGAAGGTTGGACCTCCCCTTATCCCCCGATCAATCACCCGAACGGTCAGACTACCTATCTGCAATATGATTATCCGGATCCGGACAGTATTTCCCTGCAGCAGAAGGCGTATATACAAGCCTATGTCGACAGCTTTGAGGACGCCCTATCATCGTCCGCGTTCATGGACCCGATTAACGGTTATCAGAAATACATCGGAAACGGTTCCTGGATCGATTACTTCTTCTGCAACGAGTTGAGCAAGAATGTCGATGGCTACCGTATCAGTTCTTATCTGTATAAAGACAAGAACAAGACCCTGAAAGCCGGACCCGTTTGGGATTATGACATCGCTTGGGGGAACGCGAACTATTGCGGCGGTGATGATACGACCGGTTGGGCCTATCTGTTCTCTTGCACCGGCGACGGCTACCAGGTCCCGTTTTGGTGGCAGCGATTGCTGCAGGATACGAATTACACGAATCAACTCAAGTGCCGCTGGCAGGATTACCGGCAGAACGTGCTGAGTCAGCAGCACATTTTCGCCATCATCGATTCCATCACCGCGGTTATCGACGAATCGAAGGACTGGAATTTCACCGTCTGGCCGATCCTTGGTCAATACGTCTGGCCGAACCCTTCTCCGTATCCCACGACCTATGCCGGAGAAGTGCAGAACCTCAAGAACTGGGTGACGAGAAGGCTTTCCTGGCTCGACAGTAACCTGCCCGGCCGGTGCAATTGCACGGTACAGGTTGTTCAACACAATGTCAGTTGCCCCGATGCCTGCGACGGCTATGCATTGGGAAATGGAACAAGCCCGTATGCGAAGACCTATAGTTGGGACAATGGCCTGACGCAGGATACGATTTTCAATCTTTGTCCCGGTGATTACACGGTAACGATGGAGGATGCCATCGGTTGTTCCCGTACGACCACGGTCACCATCACGGAGCCAGCACCACTGTCAGTGGGAATCAGTACGGCGAATTCCAATTGCAGCGGGGCCGGCTGTAACGGTACCGCCACCGCTTCGCCATCCGCCGGAACGGCACCGTACTCCTATGCCTGGAGCAACGGACAAACCGCTGCAACGGCTACCGGCTTGTGTGCAGGTACGTATACAGTCACGGTTACGGATGCGAACGGATGCACGAAAACCACATCCGCGACCATCATCAATCCCGTTGCGCCGACGGTCAGTTTGGCATCCAGTTCCATGGTCAGTTGTGCCGGCGGCTCGAATGGTTCCGCCGCCATCAGCGTGACAGGTGGCAACGCCCCTTACGCGTATGCCTGGACACCGAACGTCAGCACGACCGCTTCGGCCGGCAATCTCGCTGCGGGTACCTACACCGTGCGTGTGACGGACGCCAACAATTGCGAGGCTTATGTCTCCATCGACATCACGGAACCGTCTGCGCTTCAAACGACCGTCAGTTCAAGCGATGTGCGCTGTGCCGGGAGCACGACAGGACAGGCAAGTGTCCAGGTGAACGGTGGCGCCGGAGGATATTCATTTGCCTGGTCACCCGGTGGCTCGACCAACGACACCCTTTACAATGCGTCAGCCGGTTCGTACTCGGTCACTATCACCGATGCGAACGGTTGTACCCGAAGCGCAACGACAATCGTCGGTTCTCCACCACCGATCGGACTATCCTTCAACGCGACCCCGGCCAGTTGTAACGGAGGCAGTGACGGCCAAATCATCCTGACGGCATCCGGTGGAACCGGCACCTTGCAGTACAGTTGGGCAGGATCGTCCGATACCGGATTCATACGGCTTGCACTTTCTGCCGGCATTTATTCCTGCACGGTTACGGATGCCAACGGTTGCACCCAAGGAGGTAGCGCGCAGGTAACGGAACCTTCCAAACTGGTTCTGTCATCAGCCGCTACTCCGTCCGATTGTCAGAATAGCAACGGTACGGCTCAGGTGACTGCCACCGGCGGCACCGGCACTTATTCGTATTCATGGTTTCCTTCCGGAGGCAATGCCGCTTCGGCAAGCGGACTCGCTTCAGGAGATTATATCATTACTGTAACGGATGCCAATGGTTGTATTATGGCAGATACGGTAACCGTAGGCAGCACCGGTGGTTTGCAATTGACACTCGCTTCCGCCTCGATGGTCAAGTGCTTCGGTGGTAACGACGGATCCGCATCCGTGACCGCAACATCAGGAACGCCGCCGTATCAGTATGCCTGGTCACCGGGAGGCGGAACGACGAATACCCTGAATGGGTTGAGTGCGGGTAACTATTCCGTGCAAGTGACCGATGTCAGCGGATGTACCGTAACGCTTCCGGTTTCGATTACCCAACCCGATGTATTGCAGGCAGCGACGAGCACCACGGCAGTCAGTTGCTTTGGAGCCTCAACCGGCGCTGCTACCGTGACAGTGACAGGTGGAACGTCGCCTTACACTTATCTGTGGAACCCGGGAAATGCGACAACTACCGGTATCAGCAACCGGCCGGCCGGTAACTACACGGTTACGATTACGGATGCGAATGCTTGTACGACGACCTCAGCAGCCTCGATCACCCAACCGCCGGTGATCAACCTTAATATGCAATCGACACCGGTAAGCTGCAACGCGACGAACGGCACTGCAACCGTGATTCCTTCCGGTGGTTCGGGAGCTTTCACATTCAGTTGGTTCCCGTCGAACGATACAACCGCAACAGCAGACAGCCTTTCACCGGGAACTTATGTAGTCGTGGTAACCGATGGAAACGGATGTACCCGATCCGGGAATGTAACCGTGAATGCGTTGCCGGTCCCGCACGTGCAAGTCGACTCGAGCCGTTCCGTTACCTGCAATGGTGACACAAATGGCGCGGTTTTCTGTTCCGTATCCGGCGGCGCGGCTCCATTCAACTATCAATGGACGGGCACTGCCGGCACCGGATCCAGCCTGACGAACATCGGTGCGGGTATCTACCAATTGCTGGTCATCGACGCGAACGGTTGCCGGGATTCCATTTTGGCTCAAGTGCAGGAACCTTCGCCGCTGGCCATACTGCTTACGACCGAAAATGTGTTGTGTGCGGGCGCTGCAAGTGGTCGCATCTTCGCGGAAGTTGGAGGCGGAGTGCCGCCGTATTCGTACAACTGGACACCAGGTGGACAAGTGAACGATACCGCGGTCGGGTTGACGGGTGGAACGTATCAGGTCTTCGTTACGGACTCCAACGGATGTACGACCCAGGGAAGTGCGGCAATCACGGAACCCGCGGCCATTCAGGCCACCGTCACCGGAGTTGACGCGCTTTGCGCAACGAATTGTGACGGACATGGTGAAGTGACCATTGCCGGTGGCGTTGAACCGTATTTCGTCACCTGGTGCAACGGAGATACGACCCGGCAGGTGAATAATCTGTGCGGAGGCGACTGCCAGGTCCTCATCACCGATGGCAATGGTTGTGGCATATCACAAACCATCAGCCTGCAGCAACCGGATACACTGCAATTGACCGTTGCTCATACCAATCCTTCCTGTCAGGGTTGTGCCGACGGTACCGCATCGGTTGATGTGAGCGGTGGATTACCTCCGTATGCATACGACTGGAGCCCGGTCACCGGTACGGCTGATTCGATCAGCGCGTTGGTTGCCGGCTGGTATGTGGTCTGTGTAACGGATTCGGGTGGATGCAGTCGTTGCGACAGCGTCGAAGTCCTCGACGGTCCCGTGGGCCTCGAAGAAGTGGCGTTTCAGTCGGGGCTCTATGTGTATCCGAATCCATTCTCCGACGCGACCACCTTCCTCTTTTCGCTGGCTGTTACACAGGATGTCAGGCTGGAGATCTTCGACATGACAGGGCAACTGGTATCCGTGGTGGCCCGGGACCGTTTGGCTGCCGGCGTACACCGCTTCCGGTGGGAATCCCCACAACTGGCGCCGGGACTGTATCAGTTTCGATTCCTGAACGGGCAGCGTTCGCAGGCGGGTACGCTGGTTATCCAGCGATAA
- a CDS encoding TonB-dependent receptor: MLKGVSCALLGLFILLTFRANAQSVSGTIRDGKTNEPVIGAIVQIKDGKGGAATDLDGRFEISPAPALPFTLLITYVGYENLETQVTSLDKPITLKLRAKEVELKGVEVTGSRISEKQKQAPLTVESMDIIAIKDCPQPSFYQALGTLKGVDMTTASLGFTVINTRGFNSTSPVRSLQLIDGVDNQSPGLNFSLGNFLGAPELDVLKVDLIAGASTAFYGPNAFNGVISITSRSPFIKPGLEVSVKAGERNLLEASVRWAQVFRNKEGKEKFGYKLNLFAMKANDWEAENADPTEQSRDGITNPGGYDAVNRYGDEYNSAMDLTGAITLYPGGGRFYRSGYWERDLVDYNSRNLKTNVAFHYKIKDSVEVILASSFGTGTTVYQGDNRYSLKDILFFQNRIELRKPDKYFLRLYATNEDAGKSYDAYFTALLLQRTAKSDPDWANDYYTKYRSFRSRIITYPGYPQPSQYPRYEDYVAAINPFLLENYYDSLVTYHNISRAYADGVGSSNLNDPFLAPGTMAFDTAFAGITSRKSYSEGGSRFYDKSALYHAQGEYKFIPAFMDITLGGNFRLYRPSSDGTIFSDTAGRRITNQEFGVYTGFEKGIGEKLKLNLTARFDKNENFDALFSPALSAVYTMKPNQILRVSFSSAIRNPTLADQFLYYNVGRAVLLGNTKGYDSLVTVPSLLDYFINQTPLEYFNLDPVKPEKVRTVELGYRGTIGKNLFVDLVGYYSSYTDFIGYQVGADVTVIPSASLIYINNIYRIAANASESVSTYGTSIGLSYFLGKFLTINGNYSFNRLEKSSSDPLIPAYNTPENKYNIGISGRDIEAEVLGLRLRNYGFSINYKWVEGFRFEGSPQFTGYVPQYDFVDAQISKRVPKIHATFKVGASNVLNQRRFTVYGGPETGRLAYASILVELQKN; encoded by the coding sequence ATGCTGAAGGGAGTATCCTGCGCCCTCCTGGGGCTTTTTATCCTGCTGACTTTTCGGGCAAATGCACAGTCCGTTTCCGGCACCATCCGTGACGGAAAAACCAACGAGCCGGTAATCGGCGCGATCGTGCAGATCAAAGACGGAAAGGGTGGGGCTGCCACCGACCTCGATGGTCGGTTCGAGATCAGCCCGGCACCGGCCTTGCCTTTCACACTCCTCATCACCTATGTCGGGTATGAAAACCTGGAAACGCAGGTCACCAGTCTGGATAAGCCGATCACGCTGAAGTTGCGCGCGAAAGAGGTCGAACTGAAAGGTGTTGAGGTGACCGGCAGCCGCATCTCCGAAAAGCAGAAACAGGCGCCGCTGACGGTCGAGTCGATGGACATCATCGCGATCAAGGATTGTCCGCAACCTTCCTTTTATCAGGCACTCGGTACGCTCAAAGGAGTTGACATGACCACTGCTTCGCTGGGTTTTACGGTCATCAACACCCGCGGATTCAACAGCACATCTCCGGTTCGTTCGTTGCAATTGATCGATGGGGTCGATAACCAATCGCCTGGCCTCAATTTCTCGCTGGGCAATTTTCTTGGAGCTCCCGAACTCGATGTCTTGAAAGTCGACCTCATCGCCGGCGCAAGCACTGCCTTTTATGGCCCCAATGCATTCAACGGTGTCATCAGCATCACCAGCCGCAGTCCGTTTATCAAGCCTGGATTGGAGGTTTCCGTGAAAGCCGGTGAACGAAATCTGCTGGAAGCTTCAGTTCGCTGGGCGCAGGTGTTCAGGAATAAGGAGGGCAAAGAGAAATTCGGTTACAAGCTGAACTTGTTTGCCATGAAAGCGAACGATTGGGAAGCGGAAAATGCCGATCCAACCGAGCAGTCCCGCGACGGTATCACAAATCCGGGCGGCTACGATGCGGTGAATCGTTACGGCGATGAGTACAATTCCGCCATGGACCTGACCGGTGCCATTACCTTGTATCCCGGCGGCGGCCGCTTTTACCGCAGCGGCTATTGGGAGCGCGACCTGGTCGACTACAACTCCCGAAACCTCAAGACGAATGTCGCTTTTCATTACAAGATCAAGGACTCGGTGGAAGTCATCCTGGCTTCGAGCTTCGGTACCGGCACCACCGTTTATCAGGGGGATAACCGTTACAGCTTGAAGGACATCCTGTTTTTTCAGAATAGGATCGAGTTAAGGAAGCCGGATAAGTATTTCCTGCGGCTATATGCTACCAACGAGGATGCGGGTAAATCGTACGACGCGTACTTCACTGCGCTGCTGTTGCAACGTACGGCCAAGAGTGATCCCGACTGGGCCAACGACTATTATACCAAGTACCGATCCTTCCGCAGTCGGATCATCACGTATCCCGGTTATCCGCAACCTTCCCAGTACCCGCGGTATGAAGATTACGTAGCGGCGATCAACCCCTTCCTCCTGGAGAATTATTACGATTCACTCGTGACCTATCATAACATCTCGCGTGCATACGCCGATGGTGTTGGCTCCTCGAATCTGAATGATCCGTTTCTGGCGCCCGGAACGATGGCGTTCGATACTGCGTTCGCCGGCATTACCTCGCGAAAGTCCTATTCGGAAGGTGGTTCACGGTTTTACGACAAGTCGGCGCTCTACCATGCTCAGGGCGAGTACAAGTTCATACCGGCGTTCATGGACATTACCCTGGGTGGAAACTTCCGCTTGTATCGTCCGTCATCGGATGGAACCATTTTTTCCGATACTGCCGGACGTCGGATCACCAATCAGGAGTTTGGGGTTTATACCGGTTTCGAAAAGGGAATCGGAGAAAAGCTGAAACTCAACCTGACAGCGCGTTTCGACAAGAACGAGAATTTCGACGCGCTCTTTTCACCGGCTCTTTCGGCGGTTTATACCATGAAGCCTAACCAGATCCTTCGCGTATCGTTTTCCTCCGCTATCCGGAATCCCACACTCGCTGACCAATTCCTCTATTACAATGTCGGTCGTGCGGTCCTGTTGGGCAATACGAAAGGGTACGATTCTCTGGTGACGGTCCCGTCCCTGCTCGATTACTTCATCAACCAAACCCCCTTGGAGTATTTCAATCTCGATCCGGTCAAGCCCGAGAAAGTGCGTACTGTAGAACTCGGCTACCGGGGAACGATCGGGAAGAACCTCTTCGTCGACCTGGTCGGTTATTACAGCAGCTACACCGACTTTATCGGCTACCAGGTCGGTGCCGATGTAACGGTGATCCCGAGCGCTTCGCTCATTTACATCAACAACATTTACCGGATCGCCGCCAACGCATCGGAATCGGTATCGACCTATGGTACCTCCATTGGCCTGAGCTATTTTCTGGGAAAGTTCCTGACGATCAACGGCAACTATTCCTTCAATCGTTTGGAAAAGAGTTCATCCGATCCGTTGATCCCGGCATACAATACGCCGGAAAACAAGTACAATATCGGGATCTCGGGTCGTGATATCGAGGCTGAGGTGCTTGGACTTCGACTCCGGAATTACGGCTTCAGCATTAACTATAAGTGGGTGGAAGGATTCCGCTTTGAGGGCTCTCCCCAGTTCACCGGCTATGTGCCGCAATATGATTTTGTCGATGCCCAGATCTCCAAGCGGGTGCCGAAAATTCACGCGACCTTCAAGGTGGGCGCGTCCAATGTGCTGAATCAGCGTAGGTTTACGGTTTACGGCGGACCGGAAACGGGTCGCCTGGCCTATGCTTCCATTTTAGTGGAGCTTCAGAAAAATTGA